A region of Pseudomonas leptonychotis DNA encodes the following proteins:
- a CDS encoding MFS transporter, whose translation MLRQTVRTVWPLFFGLGVIGLCIGAQGTLLGVRAELEGFDTRATGLLMSAYYLGFLFGSLRAPSIIQRVGHVRAFAALTALASMTILVHSVLVDPWVWGFMRLLTGFSVSAIYVVAESWLNQAADNRNRGQLLSLYMITMLAGLAAGQFLLNLSDPAGFELFTLISILISLAAIPILLSATPMPAFESARPVSIASLYRLAPTGLVGSFLINTCYAMVLGMGAVYASRLGMQVSEVSLFMAMLVLGGMLLQWPLGKLSDSIDRRTVIAASAGAALVFALGSALLGFTSNSSHLLLALLFGGCCFPLLALYLALSNDQLEADQATGASSTLLLVGGMGASIGPFLVSLTMERWGPASFFYSLMGMAGLMAAHALYKRITDPYPATGESPNFQMQAPLTVGSVLMESMPHNGTSDTV comes from the coding sequence ATGCTCCGGCAAACTGTTCGTACCGTGTGGCCATTGTTCTTCGGTCTCGGCGTCATCGGCTTGTGCATCGGTGCGCAAGGTACGTTGTTGGGGGTGCGGGCTGAACTGGAGGGCTTTGATACCCGCGCCACCGGCCTGCTGATGTCCGCCTATTACCTGGGTTTTTTGTTCGGTTCCTTGCGTGCGCCCTCGATCATTCAACGGGTCGGTCATGTGCGCGCCTTTGCGGCGTTAACCGCGCTGGCCTCGATGACCATCTTGGTCCACTCGGTGCTGGTCGACCCCTGGGTCTGGGGCTTTATGCGCCTGCTTACCGGGTTTTCCGTGTCGGCCATTTACGTGGTCGCCGAGAGTTGGTTGAACCAGGCGGCGGATAACCGTAATCGTGGTCAGCTGCTGTCGCTGTACATGATCACCATGCTCGCCGGCCTTGCCGCCGGGCAGTTTCTGCTCAACCTGTCCGACCCGGCCGGTTTCGAGCTGTTTACCTTGATCTCGATTCTGATCAGCCTGGCGGCCATCCCGATCTTGCTCAGCGCCACGCCGATGCCGGCCTTCGAGAGTGCCCGCCCGGTGAGCATCGCCAGTCTGTATCGCCTGGCGCCAACGGGGCTGGTTGGCTCGTTTCTGATCAATACCTGTTACGCCATGGTGCTCGGCATGGGCGCGGTGTATGCCAGCCGACTGGGCATGCAGGTCAGTGAGGTGTCGTTGTTTATGGCGATGCTGGTGCTCGGCGGCATGTTGCTGCAATGGCCACTGGGCAAGCTCTCGGACAGCATCGACCGGCGCACGGTCATTGCCGCTTCCGCTGGCGCGGCGCTGGTGTTCGCCCTGGGCAGTGCGCTGTTGGGTTTTACCAGCAATAGCAGTCATCTACTGCTGGCGTTGTTGTTCGGCGGATGCTGTTTCCCGTTGCTGGCACTGTACCTGGCGCTCAGCAACGACCAGCTGGAGGCCGATCAAGCCACGGGAGCCAGTAGCACCTTGCTGCTGGTGGGTGGTATGGGCGCCAGCATTGGCCCGTTTCTGGTGTCATTGACCATGGAGCGCTGGGGGCCGGCGAGCTTCTTTTACAGCTTGATGGGCATGGCCGGGTTGATGGCCGCGCATGCGCTGTACAAGCGCATCACTGATCCCTACCCCGCTACTGGCGAAAGCCCTAATTTCCAGATGCAGGCGCCACTCACGGTAGGCTCCGTACTGATGGAATCTATGCCTCACAATGGCACATCAGATACCGTATGA